A genomic stretch from Aminobacter aminovorans includes:
- a CDS encoding gamma-glutamylcyclotransferase → MSGRKMSLTEELVARCHREVADTGPDPDAMHLDDADYEAMIDETLAARPGNGPLWLFAYGSLIWKPEVEHTDERVALARGWHRSFCINMTRWRATKAEPGLMMGMDRGGQCKGVALRLTDGDRREQLDKLFRREMTLKPSTYKPRWLNLATDEGPLTALAFVINRKGHAYAGALGEDAVAERLATTCGHWGSAADYLYNVVSNLEQRAIHDRHLWRLQHLVAERIVARG, encoded by the coding sequence ATGAGCGGACGAAAGATGTCGCTGACCGAAGAACTGGTGGCGCGTTGCCATCGCGAGGTTGCCGATACGGGCCCTGACCCCGATGCCATGCATCTCGACGACGCCGACTATGAGGCGATGATCGACGAAACGCTTGCCGCGCGCCCCGGCAATGGACCGTTGTGGCTGTTTGCCTATGGATCGCTGATCTGGAAACCCGAGGTGGAGCATACCGACGAAAGGGTGGCGCTGGCGCGCGGCTGGCACCGTTCTTTCTGCATCAACATGACCCGCTGGCGCGCCACAAAGGCTGAGCCCGGACTGATGATGGGCATGGATCGCGGCGGCCAGTGCAAGGGCGTGGCGCTCAGACTGACGGACGGCGACCGCCGCGAGCAGCTCGACAAGCTGTTTCGCCGCGAGATGACGCTGAAACCCTCCACCTACAAGCCGCGCTGGCTGAATCTCGCCACCGATGAAGGTCCGTTGACCGCGCTCGCCTTCGTCATCAACCGCAAAGGCCACGCCTATGCCGGCGCGCTGGGTGAGGACGCGGTGGCGGAGCGACTGGCGACGACATGCGGCCATTGGGGTTCGGCTGCGGACTACCTCTATAATGTGGTCAGCAACCTCGAGCAGCGGGCGATCCACGACCGCCATCTGTGGCGGCTCCAGCACCTTGTGGCCGAGCGAATCGTGGCCCGCGGATGA